Within the Scleropages formosus chromosome 8, fSclFor1.1, whole genome shotgun sequence genome, the region TCACAGACCTGCTGGTCTCACCCTGTTACTATGCCTAGAGGAGGTACTGGCACTGTTTCACTCTTTCACCTCTTCTTTGTGCCACCATTTTTACCACATGCAAATATTGAAACCAATTTACAgttttgtttatatgtatttttctttttttcctgaagcagTTCTAATTCAGTATTTTGGTGGTATATGTGTACAGTATACTGTTTATTCTACAGGAAGGCCCCTTCTGGGCATTTAAACCAGCAAAATTTTCACAAGTATTTTTGAGTCTTTTAACTCAAATTATAATCACTTATGCTGGTTAGCTGGTTCATTGACAACATACAGCATAAGAATATGCAGCAAATAAGGCGTGAGATTTAAAAGTAGTGCTCACAATAAATACTGAAGTATAGCAAAGCATCTGTCCAAATTGAAGTGGCTCTTTCTATTTTCTCATAGGACAAAGCATGACCCTTCAGTAAGGACTGCTTTATTTGTCTGGAAGGAGAAATAATATGCACTCAGAAGATTTCTACATTCTTTCTCACAGTGTGTGGATCCTCCCTTGACAAAAGTCATACAAACTAAACCTGCACCTGAGTTGAGAAGAAATGTCAAATTACCCAGCCAGGAGGATtcaaaagaaaagaaggaaaaaatcaaaatgtacacTTGTTTATGGCTTTAGCATGATTATAACTTTCTAATATACTTAATATTTAAGGTAAACAAAAGCAGGAATGAATTGCCTgcaatttattattactgtacaggttttttttttttttttgcatgagtGTATGCTGAGGAATGCCTGTGAACTCCCTTCTCATGACCCTGTGTACAAGCATTGAACTTTGAACGTTGATCCTCGTCCCCCAAGCAGACTCCATCATACAGAACTTGACCTTTACTGTGCCCTCAAAGTGAGGTGTTGTTCTCAGTGAACATCAGCATTAGTGCATCAGGTGGAACCTGGTAGCTGCTGCTGTGCAACAGACAGATCACATGCCATTGtagcactttttttaatttaaaaaaaaaaaaaaacacttacacacacatttacctACACACAGTCACCTACACACATTTGTGCTTATTTTATATagatataaattatacataatgtacatatgtaataatgtgtatatattacatGTGTATATGCTATAAAGACACAGAAgtatctatttattttctgaagtgCTTTTTATTACTTAGTTTTACTGGTACAGATTTTGTTAGTGTGAGTAGGGCTCTTGTGTgcgtgcagtgggtttgccagactctgtgcgtgtgtgtgtgtgtgtgtcagctgtgtTTCTCTTGGTGCAGTGTGGTAGATACTATGGCATAGGACTGAGGAACCCCTCCTTCACAGTCCCTCTCTACCTTTCACACATCTTCATTGTTGTCATTTTGATCTGTTTTACTTGGAgaggagactttttttttttttttcttttgagacTTCAGACCAGTATGACTGAATACGGTTTAGTATCTCACTGAGTGTAATACTCTTAAGGAGCCACTATAGTGTAGTGCCaaaactgcagtgatttttagATGTACTATTTGCTTATACTTAAAATGCCAATAAAACAAGCTGTTTATAACAAAGCCTAAAATTGTGTGCATGTTTCAGCTGTTGTGATTTGCTTCTAGTAAAAAGCAGTTTAACATGGCGTCCACATAGTTTGTATTGAACATTCAACAAACGTTTGCATATTTACAATCAgtcattttctttgtgctgGGATATGGACTGAAATTGTTCaaacttaagttttttttttttttttttttttttttgtgtttgacatTTGTTAAGTATTCTGATAAATCCTGTATGAATTATGGCCGTTTgagttaaatgtgtgtaaatatactgGAATGTTTCAACTGTTTGGCCTACATAGGCACAagacacaaaaaatattaaattaacagTTCGATAATACGTGTGCCTGTTACGTCATAGATATGGACTGTGACTTGAAGAATTTCAGTGCCTAGTGCTGGTTTTTTCCATTCCCTCCCAGTCAAGCTCCTTTTGAATACACACCAGAGCCAGTGACGGCGACTAAGAGAATGAAAGTGAGAGCAGCAAAATCCTCTCTACCTCCGTTCCCATGGTGATCGGCTGCTCTTCAGCCTCTCGCGTCAGTCCGCAGCTCATGACCTGAATCCCAAATACTTGGACGTTAGCCTTCTGTACGGCTCCCCGTCACCCTAGGGGTTCTCTGCATCCGGATCTTTCCTTGACCTCTTCCGGAAAGTGCCCTTCCTTGAAGGCTGGCTGCACAGTTTCATGCTTCGCGTTcatgcttccccccccccccccccccatgactgTCAATCAGGCTTCGGCGCCACTTTCTTCGATTCCTCCCATACCAGCTGAAGAAGGGCGACCCATTTGTGATGCAATCATGCAATCACTCTAATGATGGTGACATTTTCCAGGGGAGACTCGGACATATCTTGCAGCCATCGACCGTTCCAGGTGTTTCGAGTTGCTGAGAATGAGTTTGGGTACAGCCCAGATGTCATCACAAACACCATCGATGTGTCCTTTCCCACTAAACACTTATTAGAAATTTTTAAGAGCAGATTCGTTACCACATTGTAACCTTAGCCTGTGTTGTgggtgtattttactgtaaaatacactGGCAGCAGACGACCCCTCCACTGTCACCGTTTCCAGGGCAACGTACACTTCTTTAGCTTTGCGTGCAAAGTGTCCGGCGGGAGAGATGCTTGACCACTTGGTAGTAGGCAGACGAGCTgcgggggggtgtgggggctcTTGCCAGCAGCTGCGTTTCACAAAGACACAGGGGAAGGAGGGGGCTCCGTCTTCTCGGCCACTCCAACGATGCGTcccttttcatttctgctgAGGTTCAGGAGGCAAAGCCGTGAACCTCATGTGTCTGTCCACATTTACTCTTCCTGTTAGAACATCTCAGAGGGGATGGTGATTtagctgtttatacagcagtgtgttCTTACTGTATGGCTTCGAGGTAAGTgcctgggattcgaaccaacaacctccaGAAGGCAAGGCGATAATCCTAAAGCCCTCTGCGTTGAAATGGTTCGGCTCGGTGGTTCGTGGTTCGGGCCACGCGCTGCGCTCAAGAACTGGCAAAACATGATCTTGTTTGCTGGCGTGTTGACCCATGAGacactacccccccccccgcgaccccaccccacaccacaCATTCTGGATTTCCGCGTCCTTCCGCAAGCACGCGCTCCGCTCACGCGCCTTTCCCCTCGCGCGCTTCCAGCTCCGACTCGCCGGCTTCGAGATCGCGCGCATCCGTCGCCGCGCGTGCAGGCAGCGCTCGCGTGATCCACTGCGGGGAAGGCGGAGGCGCGAGACGGGCGGCGGAACGGAGGAGAGAGGTTCGGAGGAGAGGATGCGCTGCTGGACTCTCCGGGGTGACGGAGCTTTCTGAGAGCGTCATGGCGAGTACAGTACACTGTTACCATCACTGTTACCACGGTCATTTgcataaagctcattctgatgatgcgttacataataataataataataataataataatcacgcATCAAGCAAGGCGGCTTTTTCCACCACTGTGTTTGAAATGCcatcatttacttattttcatGCTCTCAtgatcaccatcaccatcatcgtCTTTACATCGCATTGcaatatatttcttttacaCGCAAGCAAAGCCatatacaatacatacattttcagttattcCTGCATGCGCTTATACTCAGATCGATCGTGCTTCAAActgttcttttgtttgttttcctctacGCAACAAGGCAACAGAGTAAGTGAACAAACCAGGTCATGCCTGGTTACGTAATCAAATGTATCGGATGCGATCTCGTTTTATTAGCGCGTGTCTGTGTCACCGTTGCTGCTCTAAACGACCCCCCCGAGCGCCGCGTTacaatttcttcatttgtgctttTAGAGCAACAGTTGAATTGCGTAACGGTGCCGGTTCAAGAAATCCGTGTCCGGCTGATGAAGAATTGGAGTTTCTAGGAAATGATGGTCACCGATGGAGGGATTTCTGAAGGGTCTTGCCTCCTCACAATCTGcccatacaaatatatatatatctatatattatatatattaacaCCTGGAATAGTTCACTTCTGGAAATTATACGCATATTTTCAAATTATGGAGAGGCCAACAAATCTGCTTTCGAAAGAAGCGtaaatattttcttctgcacAAGCGGCCTTCCTTAATGAGATCTTGGGAAATGTTTGCTGATGTCACCAACAGGGAGTAAAATGTCTGTTGTCTCTGCTTTGTATTCCAGAGGTTCCCATCTGGAGCTGCACACGGCCTGCTGATGAGTTTAAAGGAGCAGCACAAACTTTTGTGACCTTGGATCGCTTGGAGGCGTTCATGGAAGCCGTAGAATTGCCGTGACGCCCGAGAAGCTCGTCCCGTATGATGAACACCACCAAGCTACCCTCTGAGCTGCCCGGTGCCATGCACCTGGAGTCGTACAACGGGAGCCTGGGTGTGCCGCCGTCCCCGAAGTGGGCGTTCATCCACACGGCCACCCTGGTGTCCTGTTCCCTCATTCTCATCCTCATCTTCTGCCTGGGCTCCTACGGCAACCTCGTCGTGTTCCTCTCCTTCTTCGACCCGGCCTTCCGCAAGTTCCGCACCAACTTTGACTTCATGATCCTCAACCTGTCCTTCTGTGACCTCTTCATCTGTTGCGTGACGACGCCCATGTTTGCGCTCGTGCTCTTCCTGGACGCCGGAGGCACCAGTGGCAGTCCCGGTGTCTCCAAGGAGTTCTGCTTCACTTTCCACCTAACCAGCTCGGGCTTCGTCATCATGTCGCTCAAGACGGTGGCGGTCATTGCGCTGCACCGGCTCCGCATGGTCCTTGGCCAGCAGCCGAACCGTACGGCCTCGCTGCCGTGCACCTTGGCCTTGACCGCGCTCCTGTGGGCCGCCAGCTTCACCTTGGCTACGTTGCTCACTCTGCATGCCCACCCATGGGGCTCCAGGCCCTGTCTACCCCGCTTCGGCCTGGCCGGTGGTGACGGTAAGGTCACCCTCTGCCTCTACTTGGCCGATTTTGCCTTCTGCGTGGCCGTGGTATCGCTATCCTACGTGATGATTGCTCGGGCACTGCGCAGGAACGCGCAGGTGCGGAAGTGTCCGGTGATCACCGTGGATGCCACTCGCCCGCCGCCGCTCATCACCACGGGCTTCGAGGGCATGCAGTGTACTGTCCCGGTGGCCATGCCGGCCCTGTACCGCAACCAGGCATACAACAAGCTGCAGCACGTGCAGACTCATCCCTACACGCGCAGCAGCGGCCCGGCGCATGCCCAACCTGGTGGCTCcggcaccacctgctgccagctgGCCTCCTCTGTCAACCTAGCCACGGCTAAGGACTCGCGCGCCGTGGCCACCTGTGTGGTGATTGTATTCTCTCTGCTTCTCTGCTGCCTCCCCATGGCCATCTCTCTGGCGCGGGATGTACTGGTGCCCAGCAGCGGTTTTGGCCTCTACCAGTTCCAGCTGTGCGGCTTTGCCCTCGTCTTCCTCAAGTCGGGCATCAACCCGTTCGTCTACTCGCGCAACAGCGCCGGTCTGCGCCGCCGTGGCCTCTGGTGCCTCCAGTGCGTGGCGCTGGGGTTGCCGTGTCATGGACGCAAGACCCGCCTGCGCGCCGTCGGCAAGGGTAGCCTGGAGGCAAACCGCAACAAGTCCTCGCACCACGAGACCAACTCGGCCTACGTGCTGTCGCCTAAGCCACAGCGCCGCTTGGTAGACCAGGCCTGTGGGCCGAGCCACACCCGTGACAGCGGCCCCAGCCCTCGGGCCACCGTAGCCCGTCAGACACGGCCGCCGAGCAGCTCCACGCCCATCAACACCCGAATCGAGCCGTACTACAGCATCTACAACAGCAGCCCCTCCGAGGAGCCCAGCTCTCCCAACAGCCTGCTGCCCACCAACTCTGCCTTTGGCTTTGCCAAGTCCTACGTGGCCATGCACTATCACACCCACCAGGAGGCGCTGCAGGACTTTGAGAGTACTTCTGTGCGCCAGATCCCTATGCCCTCTGTGTGAAGGCCCGGTcagccacctccagctgtgga harbors:
- the gpr75 gene encoding probable G-protein coupled receptor 75, with the protein product MMNTTKLPSELPGAMHLESYNGSLGVPPSPKWAFIHTATLVSCSLILILIFCLGSYGNLVVFLSFFDPAFRKFRTNFDFMILNLSFCDLFICCVTTPMFALVLFLDAGGTSGSPGVSKEFCFTFHLTSSGFVIMSLKTVAVIALHRLRMVLGQQPNRTASLPCTLALTALLWAASFTLATLLTLHAHPWGSRPCLPRFGLAGGDGKVTLCLYLADFAFCVAVVSLSYVMIARALRRNAQVRKCPVITVDATRPPPLITTGFEGMQCTVPVAMPALYRNQAYNKLQHVQTHPYTRSSGPAHAQPGGSGTTCCQLASSVNLATAKDSRAVATCVVIVFSLLLCCLPMAISLARDVLVPSSGFGLYQFQLCGFALVFLKSGINPFVYSRNSAGLRRRGLWCLQCVALGLPCHGRKTRLRAVGKGSLEANRNKSSHHETNSAYVLSPKPQRRLVDQACGPSHTRDSGPSPRATVARQTRPPSSSTPINTRIEPYYSIYNSSPSEEPSSPNSLLPTNSAFGFAKSYVAMHYHTHQEALQDFESTSVRQIPMPSV